A DNA window from Selenomonas sp. oral taxon 126 contains the following coding sequences:
- the glpT gene encoding glycerol-3-phosphate transporter, whose product MSIFSPAPHIERLPDHMVDERYKAIRRQVFLGTFIGYATFYLIRKNFSLAIPYMIQDYGYSKADLGIVLTMLSVAYGVSKFVMGNISDRSNPKYFATAGLLLSAFVTLAFGVVPGVMTSIPLMCALSFMNGWFQGMGYPPYAKSMVTWFSQTERGAWWSWWNVSHNLGGGLIAPLATLGIAIFGTWNSIFFFPAMISIALAILTFFLMRDTPQSCGLPPIEEYKNDYPQEHGVISENQMTAKEVLMKYVLKNKFLWYLAIANIFVYFIRYGVVDWAPTYLAAIKGFSKESSRWAYFLYEWAGIPGMLVSGYLSDRVFRGRRAPATMIFMALVIIAILVYWFNPPGNILIDNLALIAIGFLIYGPVMMIGLQAADMVPRVATGGATGLTGLMGYIVGSAFAGVYMGFVVDHFGWSGGFISLLASCVLAIFFLFMTMGKKKVRE is encoded by the coding sequence ATGTCAATTTTCTCACCGGCGCCCCATATCGAGCGTCTGCCCGATCATATGGTGGACGAGCGGTACAAGGCGATCCGGCGGCAGGTATTCCTCGGCACCTTCATCGGGTACGCCACATTCTACCTGATCCGCAAGAACTTCAGCCTCGCCATCCCGTACATGATACAGGACTACGGCTACTCCAAGGCGGATCTCGGCATCGTCCTCACCATGCTCTCTGTCGCGTACGGCGTCAGCAAGTTCGTCATGGGTAACATCTCGGACCGTTCGAATCCGAAGTATTTCGCCACGGCGGGACTCCTCCTGAGCGCGTTCGTCACGCTTGCGTTCGGCGTCGTGCCCGGCGTCATGACGAGCATCCCGCTCATGTGCGCCCTCAGCTTTATGAACGGTTGGTTTCAGGGGATGGGCTACCCGCCCTATGCAAAGTCCATGGTGACGTGGTTCTCCCAGACCGAGCGCGGCGCGTGGTGGTCGTGGTGGAATGTCTCGCACAACCTCGGCGGCGGTCTCATCGCGCCGCTGGCGACGCTTGGTATTGCGATATTCGGCACGTGGAACAGTATCTTCTTCTTCCCCGCGATGATCTCCATCGCGCTTGCCATCCTCACATTCTTCCTCATGCGCGACACACCCCAGTCCTGCGGGCTGCCGCCGATCGAGGAGTACAAGAACGACTACCCGCAGGAGCACGGCGTCATCTCCGAGAACCAGATGACCGCAAAGGAAGTACTCATGAAGTACGTCCTCAAGAACAAGTTCCTCTGGTACCTCGCCATTGCGAACATCTTCGTCTATTTTATCCGCTACGGTGTTGTCGACTGGGCGCCGACCTACCTCGCGGCGATCAAGGGATTCTCCAAGGAGAGCTCGCGCTGGGCGTACTTCCTCTATGAGTGGGCGGGCATCCCGGGCATGCTCGTCAGCGGCTATCTGAGCGACCGCGTGTTCCGTGGACGGCGCGCGCCCGCGACGATGATCTTCATGGCGCTCGTCATCATCGCCATCCTTGTCTACTGGTTCAACCCGCCCGGCAACATCCTCATCGACAACCTCGCTCTCATCGCGATCGGCTTCCTCATCTACGGGCCCGTCATGATGATCGGTCTGCAGGCGGCGGACATGGTGCCGCGCGTCGCAACGGGCGGTGCGACAGGACTCACGGGACTCATGGGCTACATCGTTGGCTCCGCCTTCGCCGGCGTCTACATGGGCTTCGTCGTTGACCACTTCGGCTGGAGCGGCGGCTTCATCAGCCTCCTCGCCTCCTGCGTCCTCGCCATCTTCTTCCTCTTTATGACCATGGGAAAGAAGAAAGTACGCGAATAA
- a CDS encoding response regulator: MNLMIVDDHLLIRAGMKLLLKNTPAYTVAAEAESGEEALRLLDAQPIDLVIMDISMPGMGGLACIREIRARFPAVKILVLSMHEDEEYIYKAMQYGAMGYLPKTSADSELFDALRAIAEGRRYLSPNAQQSLLSVMFRDPQEDPRSCLTAREREIFDELIRGCTITEIAEQLHLSVKTIDTHKTHIYAKLHCSRRSELVSLALRHGLLQ; this comes from the coding sequence ATGAACCTGATGATCGTGGATGATCACCTGTTGATCCGCGCGGGGATGAAACTGCTGCTGAAGAACACACCCGCCTATACCGTGGCGGCAGAGGCGGAGAGCGGCGAGGAGGCGCTGCGTCTCCTTGATGCGCAGCCGATCGACCTCGTGATCATGGACATCTCCATGCCGGGGATGGGAGGTCTCGCCTGCATCCGCGAGATACGGGCGCGCTTCCCCGCCGTGAAGATCCTTGTGCTGAGTATGCACGAGGACGAGGAGTACATCTACAAGGCGATGCAGTACGGCGCGATGGGCTACCTGCCCAAGACCTCGGCGGACAGTGAGCTGTTCGACGCCCTGCGCGCGATCGCCGAGGGGCGCCGCTACCTCAGTCCGAACGCGCAGCAGTCCCTCCTCTCCGTCATGTTCCGCGACCCGCAGGAGGATCCGCGCTCCTGCCTCACCGCACGCGAGCGGGAGATCTTTGACGAGCTGATCCGCGGCTGCACCATCACCGAGATTGCAGAGCAGCTCCACCTGAGTGTCAAGACAATAGATACACATAAGACACACATCTACGCGAAGCTGCATTGCTCGCGACGCAGCGAGCTGGTCTCTCTCGCCCTGCGGCACGGACTTTTGCAGTAG
- a CDS encoding sensor histidine kinase encodes MQAFARLRIAGKLTVIMLGIVLLFAVLAGALLLVTLSDLMRASLERRGQGVAAEVAELSSEALQTGNLFALEELIHTTKRNNDFVVYIFLLDEEGRVMAHTFAKGMPLHLRELHGDAGAEPDVMRVDTSLGPIQDIRWPIEDGALGSVRVGVSEDALHDLLVANLLKMLAMTLLILVLATALIFRLSEILTRPLHHLMERAEHISKGHFSGRAITFPATDEIGRLANAMNDMERHLREGAQERNRLLRHIITAQEAERKRIAMELHDESGQTLTALLFSLRALANETQDADMQRALLAIRDETADTLARLRNLAVELRPPALDELGIGAALEKLVADYRRGYAVDIGLSCVITAEPSDVESLAVYRIVQECLTNIVRHSHATRAQITLRVDGRIMLCVKDNGIGITAERMRAARRENHLGLYGIEERVRLLAGRMHLTAEPPTWTTVYEIEFGGKGSMQDEPDDRG; translated from the coding sequence ATGCAGGCGTTTGCGCGGCTCCGTATCGCGGGCAAGTTGACGGTGATCATGCTGGGGATCGTGCTGCTCTTTGCCGTGCTCGCGGGGGCGCTGCTGCTCGTCACGCTGTCGGATCTCATGCGTGCGTCGCTTGAGCGGCGCGGACAGGGCGTGGCGGCGGAGGTGGCAGAACTGAGCAGCGAGGCACTGCAGACGGGCAACCTGTTCGCGCTTGAGGAGCTGATCCATACGACGAAGCGTAACAATGACTTTGTCGTGTATATCTTTCTGCTGGATGAGGAGGGGCGCGTGATGGCGCATACCTTCGCCAAGGGGATGCCGCTGCATCTGCGTGAGCTGCACGGCGATGCGGGTGCGGAGCCGGATGTCATGCGCGTGGACACGAGCCTCGGGCCGATCCAGGACATCCGCTGGCCGATCGAGGACGGGGCGCTCGGCAGCGTGCGTGTGGGCGTGAGCGAGGATGCCCTGCACGATCTCCTCGTTGCAAACCTCCTGAAGATGCTTGCGATGACGCTGCTCATCCTCGTGCTTGCGACGGCGCTGATCTTTCGCCTGTCCGAGATCCTGACGCGTCCGCTCCATCATCTGATGGAGCGTGCGGAGCACATCTCAAAGGGGCATTTCTCCGGACGTGCGATCACGTTCCCCGCGACGGATGAGATCGGCCGCCTCGCCAATGCGATGAACGACATGGAGCGGCACTTGCGGGAAGGGGCGCAGGAGCGCAACCGTCTCCTGCGGCATATCATCACGGCGCAGGAGGCAGAGCGCAAGCGGATCGCGATGGAGCTGCACGATGAGAGCGGGCAGACGCTGACAGCACTGCTGTTCTCCCTGCGCGCGCTCGCGAACGAGACGCAGGATGCAGATATGCAGCGGGCGCTGCTCGCGATCCGAGACGAGACGGCGGACACGCTGGCGCGCCTGCGCAACCTCGCGGTGGAGCTGCGTCCGCCCGCGCTCGACGAGCTGGGGATCGGGGCTGCGCTCGAAAAGCTCGTCGCGGACTATCGGCGCGGGTACGCAGTGGATATCGGGCTCTCCTGTGTGATCACCGCAGAGCCGAGTGACGTGGAGAGCCTCGCCGTCTATCGGATCGTGCAGGAGTGCCTGACGAACATCGTGCGCCACTCCCATGCCACGCGCGCACAGATCACGCTGCGGGTGGACGGGCGGATCATGCTGTGTGTCAAGGACAACGGCATCGGTATCACCGCTGAGCGGATGCGTGCGGCGCGGCGGGAGAACCATCTGGGGCTGTATGGCATCGAGGAGCGCGTGCGCCTGCTCGCGGGACGGATGCACCTCACGGCGGAGCCGCCGACGTGGACAACGGTATATGAGATCGAGTTCGGGGGAAAGGGGAGTATGCAGGATGAACCTGATGATCGTGGATGA
- a CDS encoding substrate-binding domain-containing protein produces MQRRSVFTGLVLAVLVGVFFYLHVEQRTQIDFEQVEPIPGYKMEMRTPPLRVAMISVLNHARTEGYQSQMVRSIGRLLGRPVLLLHRRSYAEINQLLAKGDADIAFLSSGAYMVYGKKEDVRLLAMPERGGANYYFSYVIVPRNAQTQSLADLRGRRFVYVDPLSYSGYLELRAHLRTLGENPEQFFGSYYFTYSHDDSLRAVADGLVDGGVIASLTYDYYQMYAPAILESVRVIQILPGSGMGPVVARQGLKEADEVQEILLHLDEDAEAKEAMAQLLIDRFVPPQPELYPRFSTEEGL; encoded by the coding sequence ATGCAGCGGCGATCTGTTTTTACGGGACTGGTGCTGGCGGTGCTCGTCGGTGTATTCTTCTACCTCCACGTCGAGCAACGGACACAGATCGACTTCGAGCAGGTGGAGCCGATTCCGGGGTACAAGATGGAGATGCGAACGCCGCCGTTGCGCGTGGCGATGATCTCGGTGCTGAACCACGCGCGCACGGAGGGCTATCAGAGTCAGATGGTGCGCAGCATCGGGCGCCTCCTCGGGCGTCCTGTGCTGCTCCTGCATCGGAGGAGCTATGCAGAGATCAACCAGCTGCTCGCAAAGGGGGACGCGGACATTGCATTCCTATCGAGCGGTGCCTATATGGTCTACGGGAAAAAGGAGGACGTGCGCCTCCTGGCGATGCCGGAGCGAGGCGGGGCGAACTACTATTTCTCCTATGTGATCGTGCCGCGCAATGCGCAGACGCAGTCGCTTGCTGATCTGCGCGGGCGGCGGTTCGTCTATGTGGATCCGCTCAGCTACTCGGGTTATCTGGAACTCAGGGCGCATCTGCGGACGCTTGGCGAGAACCCGGAGCAGTTCTTCGGCTCCTATTATTTCACCTACAGTCACGACGACTCGCTGCGCGCAGTGGCAGACGGACTGGTGGACGGCGGCGTGATCGCGAGCCTGACGTATGACTACTATCAGATGTATGCGCCCGCGATATTGGAATCGGTGCGCGTGATCCAGATCCTGCCGGGGAGCGGGATGGGGCCTGTGGTGGCGCGGCAGGGGCTGAAGGAGGCGGATGAGGTGCAGGAGATCCTCCTGCATCTGGACGAGGATGCTGAGGCAAAGGAGGCGATGGCGCAGCTGCTCATCGACCGATTTGTGCCGCCGCAGCCGGAACTGTACCCGCGGTTTTCGACGGAGGAGGGGCTGTGA
- a CDS encoding type III restriction-modification system endonuclease produces the protein MKFHFTVQPYQTDAVEAVVSVFDGQPYAARTTYLRDVGTGAAQGNLLSVQESYANAPLLTAEADDGFRNEEVHLTKEQLLANIRSVQSARNLHLSDTISAPLGACALDVEMETGTGKTYVYIKTMFELNRRYGWSKFIVVVPSIAIREGVKKSFEMTAEHFMEHYGRKARFFVYSSANLNQLDAFSADAGLSVMIINTQAFAASLNEEKSIEGRGGNKEARIIYSKRDAFGSRRPIDVIAANRPILILDEPQKMGKKDSVTQKALAQFAPLFTLNYSATHAERHNLVYVLDAVDAYNARLVKKIEVKGFEVKNLPGTGRYLYLAEIVLSPKVPPRARIEFEVAYKGGVKREVRIVSTGDNLCYLSGGMAQYEGYVVEHIDAAAGTVLFLNGITLHTGDVQGDVSEADLRRVQIRETIVSHFEKEQRLYRRGIKTLSLFFIDEVAKYRQYDADGNAVLGEYGQIFEEEYRAVMNENRDIFDPAYMKYLDDVPVEKVHTGYFSIDKKTGRAVDSSLRRGSDLSDDISAYDLILKDKERLLSFDEPTRVIFSHSALREGWDNPNVFQICTLKHAASVTAKRQEVGRGLRLAVDQTGQRMDRTVLGDAVHEVNVLTVIASESYAGFVGDLQKQMEAELRVRPKAASEAYFQGKTVQSADGSVVQLDKTQARAIYKYLLRHDYIDDDDHVTEDYRTALATGTLAPLPEMLVPMAEGVHRLVQAIYDESVLRDMFHDANETNTPPNPLNEHFYRKEFQELWKKINHKYVYTVHFSSSELIRNAIDHINGRLDVSRLQYTITYGSQQTDLDAQMVADGMSFDYGKSRTRTLKRTNVGTVTYDLIGRIAAGTTLTRRTVAEILRGIRPAVFALYRENPEEFIRKMICLILEQKATTVIDHITYNMGVGSYDSSIFMTERRPLAEAYEAKRAIQKYLFPDGQVEKRFAEAMDGQEEVLCYAKLPRGFKIPTPVGSYAPDWAIVFHEGSVKHIYFVAETKGSLSTLQQRPIEQAKIACVKRLFEKLSDAVVYDCVDDFQTLMNRVMK, from the coding sequence ATGAAGTTTCACTTTACGGTGCAGCCGTACCAGACGGATGCGGTGGAGGCGGTTGTCAGCGTGTTCGACGGGCAGCCGTACGCTGCACGCACAACGTATCTGCGTGATGTGGGGACGGGCGCTGCACAGGGGAATCTGCTGTCCGTGCAGGAGAGCTATGCGAATGCACCCCTTCTCACGGCGGAGGCGGACGATGGTTTTCGCAATGAGGAGGTGCATCTGACGAAGGAGCAGCTGCTCGCGAATATCCGCAGTGTGCAGAGCGCACGCAATCTCCATCTGTCTGATACGATCTCTGCACCGCTCGGCGCGTGCGCGCTGGATGTGGAGATGGAGACGGGGACGGGCAAGACGTATGTCTATATCAAGACGATGTTCGAGCTGAACCGCCGCTATGGCTGGAGCAAGTTCATCGTGGTGGTGCCGAGCATTGCGATCCGCGAGGGCGTGAAGAAGTCCTTTGAGATGACGGCGGAGCATTTCATGGAGCACTACGGGCGAAAGGCGCGGTTCTTCGTCTACAGCAGTGCGAATCTGAATCAGCTGGATGCGTTCTCTGCCGATGCGGGGCTCTCGGTGATGATCATCAACACGCAGGCGTTCGCTGCCTCGCTGAACGAGGAGAAGTCGATCGAGGGACGCGGCGGGAACAAGGAGGCGCGCATCATCTACTCGAAGCGCGATGCGTTCGGCTCGCGCCGTCCGATCGATGTGATCGCGGCGAACCGTCCGATCCTCATTCTCGATGAGCCGCAGAAGATGGGGAAAAAGGACTCGGTGACGCAGAAGGCGCTCGCGCAGTTCGCCCCGCTCTTTACGCTGAACTATTCGGCGACGCACGCGGAGCGTCACAATCTCGTCTATGTGCTGGATGCGGTGGATGCCTACAATGCGCGTCTGGTGAAGAAGATCGAGGTGAAGGGGTTCGAGGTGAAGAACCTGCCGGGGACGGGGCGCTATCTCTATCTCGCGGAGATCGTGCTCTCGCCCAAAGTTCCGCCGCGTGCGCGGATCGAGTTCGAGGTGGCATATAAGGGCGGGGTGAAGCGTGAGGTGCGCATTGTCTCTACAGGGGACAATCTCTGCTATCTCTCGGGCGGGATGGCGCAGTATGAGGGCTATGTGGTAGAGCACATCGATGCTGCTGCGGGAACGGTGCTTTTCCTGAACGGAATAACCCTCCATACGGGAGATGTGCAGGGCGATGTGTCGGAGGCGGATCTCCGGCGGGTGCAGATCCGTGAGACGATTGTCTCGCATTTTGAGAAGGAGCAGCGGCTCTACCGACGTGGGATCAAGACGCTCTCGCTATTCTTCATCGATGAGGTGGCGAAGTACCGTCAGTATGATGCAGACGGAAATGCCGTGCTTGGGGAGTACGGGCAGATCTTCGAGGAGGAGTACCGCGCGGTGATGAACGAAAACCGCGACATTTTTGACCCTGCGTATATGAAATATCTGGACGATGTGCCTGTAGAGAAGGTACACACAGGGTATTTCAGCATTGACAAGAAGACGGGACGCGCGGTGGATAGTAGTCTCAGGCGCGGCTCGGATCTGTCGGATGATATCTCGGCGTATGATCTGATCCTGAAGGATAAGGAGCGACTGCTTTCGTTCGATGAGCCGACGCGCGTGATCTTCTCCCACTCCGCGTTGCGCGAGGGGTGGGACAATCCGAATGTGTTCCAGATCTGTACGCTCAAGCACGCAGCGAGTGTGACGGCGAAGCGGCAGGAGGTGGGCAGAGGTCTGCGTCTCGCGGTCGATCAGACGGGACAGCGGATGGATCGGACGGTGCTCGGGGATGCGGTGCATGAGGTGAATGTGCTGACGGTGATCGCGAGCGAGAGCTATGCGGGTTTTGTCGGCGATCTGCAAAAGCAGATGGAGGCAGAGCTGCGCGTGCGTCCGAAGGCGGCGTCAGAGGCGTATTTCCAGGGGAAGACGGTGCAGTCGGCGGATGGTTCTGTAGTTCAGCTTGATAAAACACAGGCGCGTGCCATCTATAAGTACCTCCTGCGTCATGACTACATCGACGATGATGACCATGTGACGGAGGACTATCGCACGGCACTTGCGACGGGGACGCTCGCGCCACTGCCCGAGATGCTTGTGCCGATGGCGGAGGGGGTTCATCGCCTCGTGCAGGCGATCTACGACGAGAGCGTGCTGCGGGATATGTTCCACGATGCCAATGAGACGAATACACCGCCGAATCCGCTGAATGAGCATTTTTATCGGAAAGAGTTCCAAGAGCTCTGGAAAAAGATCAATCACAAATATGTGTATACGGTGCATTTTTCCTCCTCGGAGCTGATCCGAAATGCGATCGATCACATCAACGGGAGACTGGATGTGAGCCGTCTCCAATACACGATCACCTACGGCAGTCAGCAGACGGATCTGGATGCGCAGATGGTGGCGGACGGCATGAGTTTCGACTATGGGAAAAGTCGGACGCGCACGCTGAAGAGGACGAATGTGGGTACGGTGACGTATGATCTGATCGGGCGTATTGCAGCGGGGACGACGCTCACGCGGCGCACGGTTGCTGAGATTCTGCGCGGAATCCGTCCTGCGGTCTTTGCGCTGTACCGTGAAAATCCCGAGGAGTTCATCCGTAAGATGATCTGTCTCATCCTGGAGCAGAAGGCGACGACGGTGATCGATCACATTACCTACAATATGGGGGTGGGCAGCTATGATTCGAGTATTTTTATGACGGAACGACGGCCGCTCGCGGAGGCGTACGAGGCGAAGCGGGCGATTCAGAAGTATCTCTTCCCCGACGGGCAGGTGGAGAAGCGTTTTGCCGAGGCGATGGACGGGCAGGAGGAGGTGCTCTGCTATGCCAAGCTGCCGCGTGGGTTCAAGATCCCAACGCCGGTTGGCAGCTATGCGCCGGACTGGGCGATTGTCTTTCATGAGGGCTCGGTGAAGCATATCTACTTCGTCGCGGAGACGAAGGGCTCGCTCTCGACGCTGCAGCAGCGTCCCATCGAGCAGGCAAAGATCGCCTGCGTGAAGCGGCTCTTTGAAAAGCTAAGTGATGCTGTCGTCTATGACTGTGTGGACGATTTCCAAACGCTGATGAATCGTGTGATGAAGTGA
- a CDS encoding site-specific DNA-methyltransferase — MDKLKMHSRDNVAAHIEAVGRLFPNALTEVMRDGKAVQAIDFDVLRQELAREIVEGREERYAFTWPDKRQAILAANAPIHATLRPIVEDSIGRDGTAGGFDSENLYIEGDNLDVLKLLQETYLGKVKMIYIDPPYNTGNDAFVYDDDFAMEGGDFVAANVPYDEYGNMVYDFKKNLDSNGRFHTDWLNMIYPRLKVAKSLLAEDGVIFISIDDSEQENLKKVCNEIFGEQNFIAELVWERAYAPKNDARYISNSHDYVLMYARDINSFQIGRLPRTEEANARYQNPDNDPRGIWKPSDMSVKTYTAENDYQITAPSGRVIEPPAGRCWRLSKNKFLERLHDNRIWFGEDGNGVPCIKRFLSELKYDGMAPTSILFYKDVGHSQEGAKEVTQLFDAGVFDGPKPVRLLTRLLTLANLKKDSIVLDFFSGSAATAHALMARNAEDGGSRKFIMVQLPEATDEGGTAYKAGYRNICEIGKERIRRAGAKIAAETGEKAAELDLGFRCLRLDTSNMTDVYYAPDAVTQDGLFAQVDNVKADRTPEDLLVQTMLDLGIPLSAPITVEEIAGKRVFNVADGFLLACFDRAVTDEAVTAIAKRKPYYAVFRDASMADDSALTNFDQLFAAYSPATVRRVL, encoded by the coding sequence ATGGATAAGCTGAAGATGCACAGCAGGGACAACGTGGCGGCGCATATCGAGGCGGTGGGGCGGCTGTTCCCGAATGCTCTGACGGAGGTCATGCGGGACGGGAAGGCCGTGCAGGCGATCGACTTCGATGTGCTGCGGCAGGAGCTCGCGCGCGAGATCGTGGAGGGGCGCGAGGAGCGCTATGCATTCACATGGCCCGACAAGCGGCAGGCGATCCTTGCGGCGAATGCGCCGATCCATGCGACGCTACGCCCCATCGTGGAGGACAGTATCGGGCGGGACGGTACGGCGGGCGGATTCGACAGCGAGAATCTCTACATCGAGGGGGATAACCTCGATGTGCTGAAGCTGCTCCAAGAGACCTACCTCGGCAAGGTGAAGATGATCTATATCGATCCGCCGTATAATACGGGGAATGATGCCTTTGTGTACGATGATGACTTTGCGATGGAGGGCGGGGATTTCGTTGCGGCGAATGTTCCCTATGATGAGTACGGAAATATGGTCTATGATTTCAAAAAGAATCTGGACAGCAACGGGCGCTTCCATACAGACTGGCTGAATATGATCTATCCGCGTCTCAAGGTGGCAAAGAGTCTGCTTGCGGAGGATGGCGTTATCTTTATCAGTATTGATGACAGCGAGCAGGAGAATCTCAAGAAGGTTTGCAATGAGATTTTCGGCGAGCAAAATTTTATTGCGGAACTTGTTTGGGAACGGGCTTATGCGCCAAAAAATGACGCAAGGTATATCTCCAACAGTCATGACTATGTGCTCATGTATGCGCGTGATATTAACAGTTTTCAGATCGGGCGTCTGCCACGCACGGAGGAGGCGAATGCGCGCTATCAAAACCCCGATAATGATCCGAGAGGCATATGGAAACCAAGTGATATGTCTGTCAAAACGTATACTGCCGAAAATGACTATCAAATTACCGCCCCTTCGGGGCGAGTAATAGAGCCTCCAGCAGGACGCTGCTGGAGGCTCTCTAAAAATAAATTTTTAGAGAGACTCCATGATAATCGGATTTGGTTCGGGGAGGATGGTAACGGCGTACCATGTATTAAGAGATTTCTGTCCGAACTGAAGTATGACGGGATGGCACCCACTTCGATTCTGTTTTATAAAGATGTCGGGCACAGTCAGGAGGGGGCGAAGGAAGTTACTCAACTCTTTGATGCGGGAGTATTCGATGGTCCGAAGCCTGTGCGCCTTCTTACACGTCTCCTTACACTTGCAAATCTGAAGAAGGATTCCATTGTATTGGATTTTTTCTCGGGGTCGGCAGCAACGGCGCACGCACTCATGGCACGGAACGCCGAGGATGGAGGGTCTCGTAAGTTCATCATGGTGCAGCTGCCCGAGGCGACGGACGAGGGCGGCACAGCCTACAAAGCGGGCTATCGGAATATCTGCGAGATCGGCAAGGAGCGCATTCGCCGCGCGGGGGCGAAGATCGCGGCTGAGACGGGCGAGAAGGCAGCAGAGCTTGACCTCGGATTCCGTTGTCTGCGGCTCGATACGAGCAATATGACCGATGTCTACTATGCGCCCGATGCGGTGACGCAGGACGGGCTTTTCGCGCAGGTGGACAATGTCAAGGCGGATCGCACGCCGGAGGATTTGCTCGTTCAGACGATGCTCGATCTCGGCATCCCGCTCTCGGCGCCGATTACGGTGGAGGAGATCGCGGGGAAACGCGTCTTTAACGTCGCGGACGGCTTCCTCCTCGCGTGTTTCGACCGCGCGGTGACGGACGAGGCGGTAACGGCAATCGCCAAGCGAAAGCCGTACTATGCGGTGTTCCGTGATGCCTCGATGGCGGACGACAGTGCTCTCACGAATTTCGACCAGCTCTTTGCGGCGTACAGCCCCGCAACGGTGCGGAGGGTGCTCTGA